A single region of the Amphiprion ocellaris isolate individual 3 ecotype Okinawa chromosome 4, ASM2253959v1, whole genome shotgun sequence genome encodes:
- the LOC111568047 gene encoding ecto-ADP-ribosyltransferase 4-like, with amino-acid sequence MKFDKKPACELKSLRDCTALCVLLGLVLLLYDDPFLILWWPQRPTEKTKATSFPLDMATESIDDMYEGCRSSTASVIDLYGVFESHFNRNFSFTWAFAERNAKKPTHKDLKDDHATVLYLYTKVKYIREEFNRAVKTGKHKYITDGFKFHYFYFYLTDAIQVVRHNQTWCRTTYHRTWKKFKQNIVSTNMRFGAFTWTTSSKSSAGFDGNVSCFEIYTCLGADITYYSSINQRGQVLIPTYEVFKVTDVLTNDPWCSVVYKLQSTKVPRRYLNCKVTEKLINTYTRPGSTHW; translated from the exons ATGAAGTTTGACAAAAAACCAGCGTGCGAACTGAAATCACTGAGAGACTGCACAGCCCTTTGTGTGTTGTTGGGGTTGGTGCTCCTATTGTATGATGACCCATTTCTAATACTCTGGTGGCCTCAGAGACCAACTGAG AAAACTAAGGCGACCTCTTTTCCTCTGGATATGGCTACAGAATCCATTGATGACATGTACGAGGGTTGCCGATCCAGCACAGCCTCTGTGATTGACCTTTATGGTGTGTTTGAGTCGCACTTCAACAGAAACTTCAGTTTCACCTGGGCATTCGCCgaaagaaatgcaaagaaaCCTACACACAAGGACCTGAAAGATGACCATGCAACAGTTTTGTACCTGTACACCAAAGTGAAATACATCCGAGAAGAGTTCAACAGAGCAGTGAAAACGGGGAAACACAAGTACATCACAGATGGATTTAAGTTCCACTACTTCTACTTCTATTTGACGGATGCTATTCAAGTTGTGCGTCACAACCAGACATGGTGCAGGACCACCTATCACAGGACATGGAAGAAGTTCAAGCAAAATATCGTCAGCACAAACATGCGTTTTGGTGCTTTTACGTGGACGACTTCAAGCAAGAGCTCAGCTGGATTCGATGGGAATGTTTCCTGCTTTGAGATTTATACGTGCCTCGGTGCTGATATCACATATTACTCCAGCATAAACCAGAGGGGGCAAGTGCTCATTCCTACTTATGAGGTTTTCAAAGTCACAGATGTTCTCACAAACGATCCGTGGTGCAGTGTGGTCTATAAGCTACAAAGCACCAAAGTGCCAAGGAGATATCTCAACtgtaaagtgactgaaaagcTCATAAATACATATACCAGACCTGGTTCAACACACTGGTAA
- the LOC111568043 gene encoding von Willebrand factor A domain-containing protein 7-like isoform X2 codes for MMRNSKEDGMSLQQKSVKLENFVTGRWTLGRVCHTLQDFYSHSNWVELGNSVPYSVLIKPDQPVENLAGPNVSTCRNCTGDNCTDNILPDVLQQGLLTSGYFNVLSSAKPDGKCSHGGTFDQTSKWDPIGGINKDTVGSSHGSLHHKAADVAVNATMELLEDIRVAVGDKNFLRLMGLSQSPVLCFVIDTTGSMSVDIAEAKRVVSEIIDSKRGTEQEPSAYILVPFNDPGFGPLLVTTNADVFNNRISKLYASGGGDRPELCLSGLQLALTAAPSASDIFVFTDAPAKDAHLKSTIMALIESTKSVVTFMLTGVRASRRRRRSAQGVIPRAMSQSDAQLYRDLAQASGGQAIEVTKSNLFATTSVIENSSCSPGVTVFQVVKNPGTPDNFNFAVDDSLRNITIYITGGSSLTFNLTSSTGESQNSSQSSGPLASFTTAGNLRRLSINTNNQTGLWQISINSNNAYSVKVTGQSSVNIFYSLVEAHEGAHGDFSLKGGRPFSGGNASILVSVTGSDTINVTEVSLFDSSVPTEVKGSIQSVGSGNYLVTFSGVPAGDFVLILKGQDINSPSSSTSRTIQRQASTQIKTTSISVTTQVNNTNIEPGSIVSVPFTVATTTNGVVNDSATGTFTVQANNDRSYSSTSPSNVTIEAGSGGKANGTITLTVPASAASGTDVTLTIEAQNAAATDINYAVLRFSVTAKVTDVTRPVCQIVSKSANCSSSSSLCGSSQWEFIANFTDGINGTGIESITVRQGNGTLNTSTVAGAGGENITVVNYNASCCSPNVELTAVDGEGNVGTCVGQARESTTAAPVTTAAVNTTSTGVDTTSTGVDTTSTGVDTTSTGVDTTSTGVDTTSTGVDTTSTGVDTTSTGVDTTSTGGHALGISHFVWITAVVSVFWK; via the exons ATGATGAGAAATTCGAAGGAGGACGGGATGTCATTACAGCAG AAAAGTGTGAAGCTGGAGAACTTTGTCACTGGAAGATGGACTCTAGGACGAGTGTGTCACACCCTACAG gaCTTCTACAGCCACAGTAACTGGGTGGAGCTGGGAAACAGTGTTCCATACAGTGTTCTCATCAAACCAGACCAACCTGTTGAGAACCTGGCAG GACCAAATGTTTCGACTTGCAGAAATTGCACAGGAGATAACTGTACAGACAACATCCTGCCTGACGTGCTGCAGCAGGGTCTTCTCACTTCAGGCTATTTCAATGTCTTGTCCTCAGCAAAACCTGATG GGAAATGCAGCCATGGTGGAACATTTGACCAGACGAGCAAGTGGGATCCTATAGGGGGCATCAATAAAGATACCGTTGGTTCAAGTCACGGCTCGCTTCACCACAAAGCAGCTGATGTGGCTGTAAATGCCACtatggagctgctggaggacatCAGAGTAGCTGTTGGAGACAAGAATTTTCTGCG ATTGATGGGCCTCTCCCAGTCACCCGTGCTGTGTTTTGTCATTGACACCACAGGCAGCATGAGTGTAGACATTGCTGAAGCAAAGAGGGTTGTCTCTGAGATCATTGACAGCAAGAGGGGAACTGAACAGGAACCTTCTGCTTACATATTAGTACCTTTCAATGACCCAG GTTTTGGGCCTCTGCTTGTGACAACCAATGCAGATGTCTTCAATAACCGCATCAGCAAGCTGTATGCAAGTGGAGGAGGAGACCGCCCAGAGCTGTGTTTGTCTGGCCTGCAG CTTGCCTTGACAGCAGCTCCATCCGCCTCTGACATCTTTGTCTTCACCGATGCTCCAGCTAAAGATGCACATCTGAAAAGCACCATTATGGCCCTTATAGAGAGCACCAAGTCTGTG GTTACTTTCATGCTGACGGGTGTCCGGGCCAGTCGACGGCGCCGCAGAAGTGCTCAGGGTGTGATTCCACGTGCAATGAGTCAGTCAGATGCCCAGCTGTACCGTGACCTAGCTCAAGCCTCTGGAGGTCAGGCCATTGAGGTCACCAAGTCAAATCTCTTTGCAACCACAAGTGTGATAGAAAATTCATCCTGCAGCCCTGGG gtgacAGTTTTTCAAGTTGTGAAAAATCCTGGAACGCCTGATAATTTTAATTTTGCTGTTGATGACTCATTAAGGAACATAACCATCTACATCACAGGAGGCTCGTCTCTCACATTCAATCTCACCAGCTCCACAG GTGAATCTCAGAATTCCAGTCAGTCCTCTGGTCCTTTGGCTAGCTTCACCACAGCAGGAAACTTACGACGTCTAAGCATCAATACTAACAATCAAACAGGACTATGGCAGATCAGCATTAACTCTAATAACGCATACTCTGTGAAGGTCACAG GTCAAAGTtcagtgaacattttttatAGCCTTGTGGAAGCACATGAGGGAGCCCATGGTGACTTCAGTCTAAAGGGGGGGCGTCCTTTTTCAG GGGGTAATGCCAGCATCTTGGTCTCAGTGACAGGAAGTGACACTATAAACGTCACAGAGGTCTCTCTTTTTGACAGCTCAGTGCCAACTGAGGTCAAAGGATCAATACAG TCGGTGGGAAGCGGTAATTACCTGGTGACATTTAGTGGAGTCCCAGCAGGTGACTTTGTGCTGATCCTGAAAGGACAGGACATCAACTCCCCTTCCAGCTCCACGTCGCGCACCATCCAGAGACAAGCCTCCACGCAGATCAAGACCACAAGCATCTCTGTTACT ACCCAAGTCAACAACACCAATATTGAGCCAGGCTCCATTGTCTCCGTCCCCTTCACAGTCGCCACAACCACCAATGGAGTTGTAAATGACTCTGCAACTGGGACGTTCACTGTGCAGGCTAACAACGACCGCAGTTACAGTTCAACTTCACCTAGCAATGTGACTATTGAAGCCGGCAGTGGGGGTAAAGCCAACGGCACCATTACCTTAACGGTTCCAGCCAGCGCTGCATCAGGAACAGACGTGACTCTTACCATTGAGgcacaaaatgctgctgctacTGACATCAATTATGCTGTACTCAGGTTTTCTGTGACTGCCAAG GTAACAGATGTCACTCGTCCAGTGTGCCAGATAGTCAGTAAATCAGCAAActgttcctcctcttcatcactcTGTGGATCCTCCCAGTGGGAATTCATCGCAAATTTCACAGATGGCATCAATGGAACTGGTATTGAGAGCATCACTGTCCGCCAAGGGAACGGTACTCTCAATACCAGCACAGTGGCTGGAGCTGGAGGTGAGAACATCACAGTGGTTAACTACAACGCCTCCTGCTGTTCACCCAATGTGGAGCTgactgctgtggatggagaagGAAATGTGGGGACTTGTGTCGGACAGGCAAGAGAATCTACCACTGCGGCTCCTGTGACTACAGCTGCAGTTAACACGACATCCACCGGAGTTGACACAACATCCACCGGAGTTGACACAACATCCACCGGAGTTGACACAACATCCACCGGAGTTGACACAACATCCACCGGAGTTGACACAACATCCACCGGAGTTGACACAACATCCACCGGAGTTGACACAACATCCACCGGAGTTGACACAACATCCACCGGAGGGCACGCTTTGGGCATATCACACTTTGTCTGGATCACTGCTGTGGTTTCTGTCTTTTGGAAATAA
- the LOC111568043 gene encoding von Willebrand factor A domain-containing protein 7-like isoform X1 produces MTARQTVMLLVVVLLLLCLPDPLQSFQPLFTSDGSSSTHRQITQMAALRKTAEVCRDIAASEGRDFSLTIDDSLSADKVQRACSSTATSTSVLSTVMFQTSIATMYLSNAMVDVVFALSEDHHFDDEKFEGGRDVITAGVSAVKKSVKLENFVTGRWTLGRVCHTLQDFYSHSNWVELGNSVPYSVLIKPDQPVENLAGPNVSTCRNCTGDNCTDNILPDVLQQGLLTSGYFNVLSSAKPDGKCSHGGTFDQTSKWDPIGGINKDTVGSSHGSLHHKAADVAVNATMELLEDIRVAVGDKNFLRLMGLSQSPVLCFVIDTTGSMSVDIAEAKRVVSEIIDSKRGTEQEPSAYILVPFNDPGFGPLLVTTNADVFNNRISKLYASGGGDRPELCLSGLQLALTAAPSASDIFVFTDAPAKDAHLKSTIMALIESTKSVVTFMLTGVRASRRRRRSAQGVIPRAMSQSDAQLYRDLAQASGGQAIEVTKSNLFATTSVIENSSCSPGVTVFQVVKNPGTPDNFNFAVDDSLRNITIYITGGSSLTFNLTSSTGESQNSSQSSGPLASFTTAGNLRRLSINTNNQTGLWQISINSNNAYSVKVTGQSSVNIFYSLVEAHEGAHGDFSLKGGRPFSGGNASILVSVTGSDTINVTEVSLFDSSVPTEVKGSIQSVGSGNYLVTFSGVPAGDFVLILKGQDINSPSSSTSRTIQRQASTQIKTTSISVTTQVNNTNIEPGSIVSVPFTVATTTNGVVNDSATGTFTVQANNDRSYSSTSPSNVTIEAGSGGKANGTITLTVPASAASGTDVTLTIEAQNAAATDINYAVLRFSVTAKVTDVTRPVCQIVSKSANCSSSSSLCGSSQWEFIANFTDGINGTGIESITVRQGNGTLNTSTVAGAGGENITVVNYNASCCSPNVELTAVDGEGNVGTCVGQARESTTAAPVTTAAVNTTSTGVDTTSTGVDTTSTGVDTTSTGVDTTSTGVDTTSTGVDTTSTGVDTTSTGVDTTSTGGHALGISHFVWITAVVSVFWK; encoded by the exons ATGACTGCCAGACAGACAGTCATGCTCCTAgtggtggtgctgctgctcctctgtctGCCTGATCCCCTGCAGAGCTTCCAACCACTCTTCACATCTGATGGAAGCTCCAGCACTCACCGTCAGATCACACAAATGGCAGCACTCAGAAAGACAGCTGAGGTCTGCCGAGATATTGCTGCCTCTGAGGGACGGGACTTCAGCCTGACT ATTGATGACAGCTTGTCAGCAGACAAGGTGCAGAGGGCTTGTTCATCCACGGCTACCTCTACGTCTGTCCTCTCCACCGTCATGTTCCAAACTTCCATTGCCACTATGTACCTCAGCAACGCAATGGTGGATGTGGTTTTTGCACTGAGTGAGGACCACCATTTCGATGATGAGAAATTCGAAGGAGGACGGGATGTCATTACAGCAG GTGTATCCGCCGTGAAGAAAAGTGTGAAGCTGGAGAACTTTGTCACTGGAAGATGGACTCTAGGACGAGTGTGTCACACCCTACAG gaCTTCTACAGCCACAGTAACTGGGTGGAGCTGGGAAACAGTGTTCCATACAGTGTTCTCATCAAACCAGACCAACCTGTTGAGAACCTGGCAG GACCAAATGTTTCGACTTGCAGAAATTGCACAGGAGATAACTGTACAGACAACATCCTGCCTGACGTGCTGCAGCAGGGTCTTCTCACTTCAGGCTATTTCAATGTCTTGTCCTCAGCAAAACCTGATG GGAAATGCAGCCATGGTGGAACATTTGACCAGACGAGCAAGTGGGATCCTATAGGGGGCATCAATAAAGATACCGTTGGTTCAAGTCACGGCTCGCTTCACCACAAAGCAGCTGATGTGGCTGTAAATGCCACtatggagctgctggaggacatCAGAGTAGCTGTTGGAGACAAGAATTTTCTGCG ATTGATGGGCCTCTCCCAGTCACCCGTGCTGTGTTTTGTCATTGACACCACAGGCAGCATGAGTGTAGACATTGCTGAAGCAAAGAGGGTTGTCTCTGAGATCATTGACAGCAAGAGGGGAACTGAACAGGAACCTTCTGCTTACATATTAGTACCTTTCAATGACCCAG GTTTTGGGCCTCTGCTTGTGACAACCAATGCAGATGTCTTCAATAACCGCATCAGCAAGCTGTATGCAAGTGGAGGAGGAGACCGCCCAGAGCTGTGTTTGTCTGGCCTGCAG CTTGCCTTGACAGCAGCTCCATCCGCCTCTGACATCTTTGTCTTCACCGATGCTCCAGCTAAAGATGCACATCTGAAAAGCACCATTATGGCCCTTATAGAGAGCACCAAGTCTGTG GTTACTTTCATGCTGACGGGTGTCCGGGCCAGTCGACGGCGCCGCAGAAGTGCTCAGGGTGTGATTCCACGTGCAATGAGTCAGTCAGATGCCCAGCTGTACCGTGACCTAGCTCAAGCCTCTGGAGGTCAGGCCATTGAGGTCACCAAGTCAAATCTCTTTGCAACCACAAGTGTGATAGAAAATTCATCCTGCAGCCCTGGG gtgacAGTTTTTCAAGTTGTGAAAAATCCTGGAACGCCTGATAATTTTAATTTTGCTGTTGATGACTCATTAAGGAACATAACCATCTACATCACAGGAGGCTCGTCTCTCACATTCAATCTCACCAGCTCCACAG GTGAATCTCAGAATTCCAGTCAGTCCTCTGGTCCTTTGGCTAGCTTCACCACAGCAGGAAACTTACGACGTCTAAGCATCAATACTAACAATCAAACAGGACTATGGCAGATCAGCATTAACTCTAATAACGCATACTCTGTGAAGGTCACAG GTCAAAGTtcagtgaacattttttatAGCCTTGTGGAAGCACATGAGGGAGCCCATGGTGACTTCAGTCTAAAGGGGGGGCGTCCTTTTTCAG GGGGTAATGCCAGCATCTTGGTCTCAGTGACAGGAAGTGACACTATAAACGTCACAGAGGTCTCTCTTTTTGACAGCTCAGTGCCAACTGAGGTCAAAGGATCAATACAG TCGGTGGGAAGCGGTAATTACCTGGTGACATTTAGTGGAGTCCCAGCAGGTGACTTTGTGCTGATCCTGAAAGGACAGGACATCAACTCCCCTTCCAGCTCCACGTCGCGCACCATCCAGAGACAAGCCTCCACGCAGATCAAGACCACAAGCATCTCTGTTACT ACCCAAGTCAACAACACCAATATTGAGCCAGGCTCCATTGTCTCCGTCCCCTTCACAGTCGCCACAACCACCAATGGAGTTGTAAATGACTCTGCAACTGGGACGTTCACTGTGCAGGCTAACAACGACCGCAGTTACAGTTCAACTTCACCTAGCAATGTGACTATTGAAGCCGGCAGTGGGGGTAAAGCCAACGGCACCATTACCTTAACGGTTCCAGCCAGCGCTGCATCAGGAACAGACGTGACTCTTACCATTGAGgcacaaaatgctgctgctacTGACATCAATTATGCTGTACTCAGGTTTTCTGTGACTGCCAAG GTAACAGATGTCACTCGTCCAGTGTGCCAGATAGTCAGTAAATCAGCAAActgttcctcctcttcatcactcTGTGGATCCTCCCAGTGGGAATTCATCGCAAATTTCACAGATGGCATCAATGGAACTGGTATTGAGAGCATCACTGTCCGCCAAGGGAACGGTACTCTCAATACCAGCACAGTGGCTGGAGCTGGAGGTGAGAACATCACAGTGGTTAACTACAACGCCTCCTGCTGTTCACCCAATGTGGAGCTgactgctgtggatggagaagGAAATGTGGGGACTTGTGTCGGACAGGCAAGAGAATCTACCACTGCGGCTCCTGTGACTACAGCTGCAGTTAACACGACATCCACCGGAGTTGACACAACATCCACCGGAGTTGACACAACATCCACCGGAGTTGACACAACATCCACCGGAGTTGACACAACATCCACCGGAGTTGACACAACATCCACCGGAGTTGACACAACATCCACCGGAGTTGACACAACATCCACCGGAGTTGACACAACATCCACCGGAGGGCACGCTTTGGGCATATCACACTTTGTCTGGATCACTGCTGTGGTTTCTGTCTTTTGGAAATAA